In Apodemus sylvaticus chromosome 8, mApoSyl1.1, whole genome shotgun sequence, one genomic interval encodes:
- the Chrna2 gene encoding neuronal acetylcholine receptor subunit alpha-2 isoform X2 translates to MKFGSWTYDKAKIDLEQMEQTVDLKDYWESGEWAIINATGTYNSKKYDCCAEIYPDVTYFFVIRRLPLFYTINLIIPCLLISCLTVLVFYLPSECGEKITLCISVLLSLTVFLLLITEIIPSTSLVIPLIGEYLLFTMIFVTLSIVITVFVLNVHHRSPSTHNMPNWVRVALLGRVPQWLMMNRPPPPLEVQGSPGLKLSPTYHWLETNMDAEEREETEEEEEEEDENICMCAGLPDPSMGVLYGHGSLHLRAMGPEAKAPSHASEVLLSPQIQKALEGVHYIADHLRAEDADSSVKEDWKYVAMVVDRIFLWLFIIVCFLGTIGLFLPPFLAGMI, encoded by the exons ATGAAGTTTGGATCCTGGACATACGACAAGGCCAAGATCGACCTGGAGCAGATGGAGCAGACGGTGGACCTGAAGGACTACTGGGAGAGTGGCGAGTGGGCCATCATCAACGCCACCGGAACCTATAACAGCAAGAAGTACGACTGCTGCGCGGAGATCTACCCCGACGTCACCTACTTCTTCGTCATCCGCCGGCTGCCGCTGTTCTACACCATCAACCTCATCATCCCGTGCCTGCTCATCTCCTGCCTCACCGTGCTCGTGTTCTACCTGCCCTCCGAGTGTGGAGAGAAGATCACGCTGTGCATCTCGGTGCTGCTCTCTCTCACCGTCTTCCTGCTGCTCATCACGGAGATCATCCCGTCCACCTCGCTTGTCATCCCGCTCATCGGCGAGTACCTGCTCTTCACCATGATCTTCGTCACCCTTTCTATCGTTATCACGGTCTTCGTGCTCAATGTACACCACCGctcccccagcacccacaacatGCCCAACTGGGTGAGGGTGGCCCTGTTAGGCCGGGTGCCCCAGTGGCTGATGATGAACCGGCCCCCGCCACCCCTGGAGGTCCAAGGCTCCCCAGGTCTGAAGCTCAGCCCCACTTATCATTGGCTGGAGACCAACATGGATGCtgaagaaagggaggagacagaggaggaggaggaagaagaagatgaaaacatatgtatgtgtgcaggccTCCCGGACCCTTCCATGGGGGTTCTCTATGGTCATGGCAGCCTGCATCTGAGGGCCATGGGGCCTGAGGCCAAGGCTCCATCCCACGCTAGTGAGGTCCTGCTGTCACCTCAGATACAGAAAGCACTAGAAGGTGTGCACTACATTGCTGACCACCTGAGGGCTGAGGATGCTGACTCTTCG GTGAAGGAAGATTGGAAGTATGTGGCCATGGTGGTAGACCGGATATTCCTCTGGCTGTTCATTATCGTCTGCTTCCTGGGGACCATCgggctcttccttcctccattcctggCTGGAATGATCTGA
- the Chrna2 gene encoding neuronal acetylcholine receptor subunit alpha-2 isoform X1 codes for MEPRRSQLLVVQGKPGPYEAMAPSHPALQFQIHLYLWCLLLMPAVLAQQSSHTHAEDRLFKHLFGGYNRWARPVPNTSDVVIVRFGLSIAQLIDVDEKNQMMTTNVWLKQEWNDYKLRWDPAEFGNITSLRVPSEMIWIPDIVLYNNADGEFAVTHMTKAHLFFTGTVHWVPPAIYKSSCSIDVTFFPFDQQNCKMKFGSWTYDKAKIDLEQMEQTVDLKDYWESGEWAIINATGTYNSKKYDCCAEIYPDVTYFFVIRRLPLFYTINLIIPCLLISCLTVLVFYLPSECGEKITLCISVLLSLTVFLLLITEIIPSTSLVIPLIGEYLLFTMIFVTLSIVITVFVLNVHHRSPSTHNMPNWVRVALLGRVPQWLMMNRPPPPLEVQGSPGLKLSPTYHWLETNMDAEEREETEEEEEEEDENICMCAGLPDPSMGVLYGHGSLHLRAMGPEAKAPSHASEVLLSPQIQKALEGVHYIADHLRAEDADSSVKEDWKYVAMVVDRIFLWLFIIVCFLGTIGLFLPPFLAGMI; via the exons ATGGAGCCTCGCAGAAGTCAGCTCCTGGTAGTCCAAGGCAAACCAGGACCCTATGAAGCCATGGCCCCCTCCCATCCTGCTCTCCAGTTCCAGATACATCTTTATCTCTGGTGTCTGCTTTTGATGCCAGCAG TGTTGGCCCAGCAAAGCTCACATACCCATGCTGAAGACCGCTTGTTCAAACACCTGTTCGGAGGCTACAATCGCTGGGCACGGCCAGTGCCCAACACTTCTGATGTGGTCATTGTGCGCTTTGGACTCTCCATTGCCCAGCTCATAGATGTG GATGAGAAGAATCAAATGATGACCACCAATGTCTGGCTAAAGCAG GAATGGAATGACTACAAGCTGCGCTGGGACCCGGCTGAGTTTGGCAACATCACCTCCCTCCGCGTCCCTTCAGAGATGATCTGGATCCCAGATATTGTTCTCTACAACAA TGCAGATGGGGAGTTTGCCGTTACCCACATGACCAAGGCCCACCTCTTCTTCACGGGCACTGTGCACTGGGTGCCCCCAGCCATCTACAAGAGCTCCTGCAGCATCGATGTGACCTTCTTCCCCTTCGACCAGCAGAACTGCAAGATGAAGTTTGGATCCTGGACATACGACAAGGCCAAGATCGACCTGGAGCAGATGGAGCAGACGGTGGACCTGAAGGACTACTGGGAGAGTGGCGAGTGGGCCATCATCAACGCCACCGGAACCTATAACAGCAAGAAGTACGACTGCTGCGCGGAGATCTACCCCGACGTCACCTACTTCTTCGTCATCCGCCGGCTGCCGCTGTTCTACACCATCAACCTCATCATCCCGTGCCTGCTCATCTCCTGCCTCACCGTGCTCGTGTTCTACCTGCCCTCCGAGTGTGGAGAGAAGATCACGCTGTGCATCTCGGTGCTGCTCTCTCTCACCGTCTTCCTGCTGCTCATCACGGAGATCATCCCGTCCACCTCGCTTGTCATCCCGCTCATCGGCGAGTACCTGCTCTTCACCATGATCTTCGTCACCCTTTCTATCGTTATCACGGTCTTCGTGCTCAATGTACACCACCGctcccccagcacccacaacatGCCCAACTGGGTGAGGGTGGCCCTGTTAGGCCGGGTGCCCCAGTGGCTGATGATGAACCGGCCCCCGCCACCCCTGGAGGTCCAAGGCTCCCCAGGTCTGAAGCTCAGCCCCACTTATCATTGGCTGGAGACCAACATGGATGCtgaagaaagggaggagacagaggaggaggaggaagaagaagatgaaaacatatgtatgtgtgcaggccTCCCGGACCCTTCCATGGGGGTTCTCTATGGTCATGGCAGCCTGCATCTGAGGGCCATGGGGCCTGAGGCCAAGGCTCCATCCCACGCTAGTGAGGTCCTGCTGTCACCTCAGATACAGAAAGCACTAGAAGGTGTGCACTACATTGCTGACCACCTGAGGGCTGAGGATGCTGACTCTTCG GTGAAGGAAGATTGGAAGTATGTGGCCATGGTGGTAGACCGGATATTCCTCTGGCTGTTCATTATCGTCTGCTTCCTGGGGACCATCgggctcttccttcctccattcctggCTGGAATGATCTGA